Proteins found in one Methanothermobacter thermautotrophicus genomic segment:
- the moaA gene encoding GTP 3',8-cyclase MoaA gives MHVQDRHGRPVMSLRISVTGRCNVNCIYCHRDGIVSSRDEMSAADIENLCSVASDLGVGKIRLSGGEPLIRDDIVEIVERINSIGFRDISITTNGTLLEGYSAALSEAGLDRVNVSFDTLNPETYRFITRKDYLERVKSGITSAVDMGLDPVKINMVILRGVNHHEVWDMFEFCREKGAVLQIIELLKTESCHDDAVERYHCDITPIEEELAEMADRIRTRKFMQDRKKYYIDGGEIEVVRPMDNTRFCAKCTRLRVTPDGKLKPCLLRNDNLVDARDALRENDSDRIRELFHEAIRRRAPYYTP, from the coding sequence ATGCATGTACAGGACAGACACGGAAGGCCTGTTATGTCACTGCGGATATCAGTAACAGGTCGCTGCAACGTTAACTGTATCTACTGCCACAGGGATGGGATTGTCTCATCCAGGGATGAGATGTCAGCTGCAGATATAGAGAATCTCTGCAGTGTTGCCTCAGACCTGGGTGTGGGGAAGATAAGGCTCTCAGGTGGCGAGCCCCTCATAAGGGATGATATAGTTGAAATAGTTGAGAGGATAAACAGCATCGGATTCAGGGACATATCCATAACAACCAACGGCACCCTCCTTGAAGGGTACAGTGCTGCTCTAAGCGAAGCTGGACTTGACAGGGTTAATGTGAGTTTTGACACGCTCAACCCGGAGACCTACCGCTTCATAACCCGGAAGGATTACCTTGAAAGGGTTAAGTCAGGTATAACCAGTGCCGTTGATATGGGACTTGATCCCGTCAAGATAAACATGGTGATCCTCAGGGGTGTGAACCACCACGAGGTATGGGACATGTTTGAATTCTGCCGGGAGAAGGGCGCGGTGCTCCAGATAATTGAACTCCTCAAAACAGAAAGCTGCCATGATGATGCCGTCGAAAGATACCACTGCGACATAACCCCCATTGAGGAGGAGCTTGCAGAGATGGCAGACAGAATCAGGACCAGGAAATTCATGCAGGACCGCAAGAAGTACTATATAGATGGGGGGGAAATCGAGGTTGTGAGGCCCATGGACAATACAAGGTTCTGTGCAAAATGCACGAGGCTCAGGGTAACCCCTGACGGTAAGCTGAAACCCTGCCTTCTCAGGAACGACAACCTGGTGGACGCAAGGGACGCCCTGAGGGAAAATGACTCTGATAGAATCCGTGAACTATTCCATGAGGCCATAAGAAGGAGAGCCCCCTACTACACCCCATGA
- the nuoF gene encoding NADH-quinone oxidoreductase subunit NuoF, whose protein sequence is MIEEIVSVSLKEYMSLFRDEPTIFIGSATCGRSAGAQQIEEIMRKTAAELSVEFRMIHTGCMGLCYAEPMVVVFNGDGRGSIYGPVNRKLAKRIIKEHLLEGREVEALGNVDISLNGDSFEPNYTLEFMEGQSRRILRRCGLIDPENLGHYLATGGYRGLVRALEMEPDEVIEEVKDSGLRGRGGAGFPAWLKWSLCRQEDSDVKYLICNADEGDPGAFMNRSLIEGDPHALLEGILIASYAVGAREAYIYCRAEYPLALERLRAAISDLRDLGLLGKDILGSGFGLDIKIKEGAGAFVCGEETALISSIEGKRGMPRTRPPFPTTRGLWGRPTVINNVETLAAVSMIMQHGAEYFSSLGTPDSRGTKTFSLVGDVRRTGLIEVPLGTTLREVIFDIGGGVVDGDLKAVQIGGPSGGCLPAELIDTGIDYDSLTSAGAIMGSGGLVVLSDRTCMVELARYFLEFTQRESCGKCVPCRVGTRQMLMILNDIVEGSGNPEDLDTLRDVAESVRAASLCGLGQTSPNPVLTTLRYFKDEYHDHINGRCTAASCSELMHYLIDPEKCDGCMACLKTCPSEAIIGSRDEVHIIDQDKCLKCGSCMDICKRDAVRRLPGAYR, encoded by the coding sequence ATGATTGAAGAAATTGTATCGGTCTCTTTGAAGGAATACATGTCCCTCTTCAGGGATGAACCGACCATATTTATAGGTTCAGCCACCTGTGGAAGGTCTGCAGGGGCCCAGCAGATAGAAGAGATAATGAGAAAGACGGCAGCCGAGCTCTCAGTTGAATTCAGGATGATACACACAGGGTGCATGGGGCTATGCTATGCTGAACCCATGGTGGTGGTGTTCAATGGTGATGGCCGTGGTTCCATCTATGGTCCTGTGAACCGTAAACTCGCAAAGAGGATAATCAAGGAGCACCTCCTGGAGGGCAGGGAGGTTGAGGCCCTGGGGAATGTCGACATTTCATTAAATGGCGACTCATTTGAACCCAATTACACTCTGGAATTCATGGAGGGACAGTCAAGGAGGATACTCAGAAGATGCGGCCTTATAGATCCTGAAAACCTTGGTCACTACCTGGCAACCGGAGGCTACAGGGGCCTGGTGAGGGCCCTTGAAATGGAACCTGATGAGGTAATTGAGGAGGTGAAGGACTCCGGCCTCAGGGGCCGCGGAGGCGCAGGATTCCCTGCATGGCTCAAATGGAGTCTCTGCCGCCAGGAAGACTCAGATGTGAAGTACCTCATTTGTAACGCCGATGAGGGGGACCCAGGGGCCTTCATGAACCGTTCACTCATAGAGGGGGACCCCCATGCACTCCTTGAGGGGATACTCATCGCATCATACGCAGTGGGGGCCAGGGAGGCCTACATCTACTGCAGGGCAGAGTACCCACTAGCCCTCGAGAGGCTCAGGGCGGCCATATCTGATCTGAGGGATCTGGGACTTCTCGGTAAGGATATCCTCGGGTCAGGTTTCGGACTGGATATAAAGATAAAGGAGGGCGCCGGGGCCTTTGTATGTGGAGAGGAAACAGCCCTCATATCATCCATTGAGGGTAAGAGGGGAATGCCCAGGACAAGACCACCGTTCCCAACAACAAGGGGTCTATGGGGCAGGCCCACCGTTATAAACAACGTGGAGACCCTTGCCGCTGTTTCAATGATAATGCAGCACGGAGCAGAGTACTTCAGCTCCCTAGGCACCCCTGATAGCAGGGGAACCAAGACATTTTCCCTGGTGGGCGATGTCAGGAGGACCGGGCTCATAGAGGTCCCCCTGGGCACAACCCTGAGGGAGGTAATCTTTGATATTGGAGGGGGAGTTGTGGATGGAGACCTGAAGGCGGTACAGATAGGGGGACCTTCAGGGGGATGCCTCCCTGCTGAACTTATCGATACCGGTATAGACTATGACTCCCTCACATCTGCAGGGGCAATAATGGGTTCAGGCGGCCTTGTTGTTTTATCGGACCGCACATGCATGGTTGAACTTGCAAGGTACTTCCTTGAGTTCACACAGAGAGAGTCCTGTGGAAAATGCGTGCCCTGCCGTGTGGGGACAAGGCAGATGCTAATGATACTCAATGACATCGTAGAGGGTTCAGGAAATCCTGAAGACCTAGATACACTCAGGGATGTGGCTGAAAGTGTCAGAGCGGCCTCACTCTGCGGCCTAGGTCAGACATCACCCAACCCTGTCCTGACCACCCTCAGATACTTTAAGGACGAGTACCATGACCACATAAACGGCAGATGCACGGCTGCATCATGCAGTGAGCTGATGCACTACCTGATAGACCCTGAAAAATGTGATGGATGCATGGCGTGCCTCAAGACATGCCCTTCGGAGGCCATAATCGGTTCAAGGGACGAGGTCCATATTATAGACCAGGATAAATGCCTCAAGTGCGGTTCATGCATGGATATATGTAAGAGGGATGCTGTCAGAAGGTTACCCGGCGCCTACCGTTAG
- the nuoE gene encoding NADH-quinone oxidoreductase subunit NuoE, which produces MDEELRRIFAVYTGHKSEIIPILQDIQDEYGYLPEDALEEVARFTGVSRAHLYGVATFYAQFRFRPRGRKHVMVCTGTACHVSGAEQVLDAIERHLGIEEGDVTDDLEYSLESVGCIGCCSLAPCAMVNDEVVSRIKPSRVGKIFPKKS; this is translated from the coding sequence ATGGATGAGGAATTGAGGAGAATATTCGCGGTCTACACTGGTCATAAATCTGAAATTATACCCATACTGCAGGATATACAGGATGAATACGGTTATCTTCCAGAGGATGCCCTGGAGGAGGTAGCACGCTTCACAGGGGTTAGCAGGGCCCATTTATACGGGGTAGCCACCTTCTACGCCCAGTTCAGATTCAGGCCAAGGGGAAGAAAGCATGTAATGGTATGCACAGGAACGGCCTGTCATGTCAGCGGAGCTGAACAGGTTCTTGATGCAATTGAAAGGCACCTCGGCATAGAGGAGGGGGACGTTACAGATGACCTGGAATACTCACTTGAATCCGTGGGCTGTATAGGGTGCTGCTCCCTGGCGCCATGTGCAATGGTGAACGATGAGGTCGTATCGCGTATAAAACCATCAAGGGTGGGCAAAATCTTCCCAAAAAAGTCTTAG